From Eremothecium sinecaudum strain ATCC 58844 chromosome V, complete sequence, a single genomic window includes:
- the LPX1 gene encoding triglyceride lipase (Syntenic homolog of Saccharomyces cerevisiae YOR084W (LPX1) not in Ashbya gossypii; syntenic homolog of Eremothecium cymbalariae Ecym_4027) — protein sequence MHMMTGTNSNIEDIEKYFHSEVCYTPAKAPRSYPEAVVDNSKDTLEVCYFKHVPKVSFPAGGTVVNLVFAHGTGLNSGVWDYYLVPLLKAAQQSNGVWSLGTVLFVDQVNHGDSAVRNAGKLGMNCDWGDGSHDICLVALKELPLPGKDIINIAVGHSMGGCQVMYTTIIYPGLFSMIIGLEPVVWTHTEDHTNYLTAIPHRVYDSVLAKNKDYFANEEDFMKFRSTSLYVKSHPDIEKRFWDYERISNPDGSISMKCSVPQLLASYVGNRPAADMLMKCLRFVRTPMVSIFGGASHWCHQESKDFLRDNVPNYIVDSVPGGTHLFCMEIPDAVNEFLVKYIVKAAQEPRDNLAPVSDRDAKFQELYRDLAIHRIGNGRGSLFKL from the coding sequence ATGCACATGATGACAGGAACTAATTCGAACATCGAAGACATAGAGAAGTATTTCCACAGTGAAGTATGTTATACGCCAGCCAAAGCGCCCAGGTCCTATCCAGAGGCTGTGGTTGACAATTCTAAGGACACTCTGGAGGTTTGCTATTTTAAGCACGTTCCGAAAGTTTCATTCCCCGCAGGAGGAACGGTGGTGAATCTAGTTTTCGCACATGGAACAGGCCTGAACTCTGGTGTTTGGGACTACTATCTTGTGCCATTGCTGAAGGCTGCGCAGCAGAGCAATGGAGTGTGGAGTCTTGGTACTGTACTATTCGTTGACCAGGTTAATCACGGAGATAGTGCCGTAAGGAATGCTGGTAAGCTGGGTATGAATTGTGACTGGGGAGATGGATCGCATGATATTTGCTTGGTTGCGCTGAAGGAACTGCCCCTTCCAGGCAAGgatattattaatattGCTGTGGGGCACTCGATGGGCGGATGCCAGGTGATGTACACTACTATTATATATCCGGGACTTTTTAGCATGATCATTGGCCTTGAACCTGTTGTGTGGACACACACAGAGGATCACACTAACTACTTGACAGCAATCCCACACCGTGTCTATGACTCTGTTTTGGCCAAGAACAAGGACTACTTTGCCAATGAGGAGGATTTCATGAAATTCAGGTCTACGTCACTGTATGTGAAGTCTCACCCTGACATTGAGAAGCGCTTTTGGGATTATGAACGCATCTCAAACCCTGATGGCTCGATCTCTATGAAGTGCTCGGTCCCGCAGCTATTAGCAAGTTACGTGGGCAACAGACCTGCCGCAGACATGTTGATGAAGTGTCTACGCTTTGTGCGTACACCAATGGTTAGTATCTTTGGAGGTGCTTCGCATTGGTGTCATCAAGAAAGTAAGGACTTCCTAAGAGATAACGTGCCTAACTATATTGTGGACTCCGTCCCAGGTGGGACTCATTTGTTTTGTATGGAAATTCCTGACGCCGTAAATGAGTTCCTGGTGAAATACATAGTTAAGGCTGCACAAGAACCAAGGGATAACCTAGCACCAGTTTCTGATCGTGATGCTAAATTCCAAGAATTGTATCGCGATCTCGCTATTCACCGTATAGGTAACGGCCGCGGTTCACTCTTTAAACTCTAA
- the WHI5 gene encoding transcriptional repressor WHI5 (Syntenic homolog of Ashbya gossypii ADR233W; Syntenic homolog of Saccharomyces cerevisiae YOR083W (WHI5) and YKR091W (SRL3)): MDNTPKRTRRSSFSDGDADKRDHGLRSPQTPSPPGSSAKHGKSNSNISFKTSPLQNTKGGGVVRNGSKTGGTGPPQSPSSRVRLLPPTTPKSRISEAFLSPSPALQSPASQPIPKDNDKPIRAISNNLKTRLNYAFVKLQNGWQNKTLPELETELEGTGSPRKRHGRSPSSTSQPLYQYSNKYATSDGEEACELDDSMESSAQSAFLKALSSPAKKPRSVSRSGITPPFPNIPSSTSSRNQPSEVEAIETLMSLSTSQKRQSHGVRDVKHTTGEQTSFTSSGSLSSNANFPGPAKYIFPPAQPAASVSGTLSSPQSDPAGGSPKKELVKPLFLNTIDNTQQTQQTQHHDPHQPLHHPENQTDVETDIEDPRSSDTNDEFEDNDK; encoded by the coding sequence ATGGATAATACTCCTAAAAGGACTAGAAGAAGTTCATTTTCCGATGGTGATGCTGATAAGAGAGATCACGGACTGCGGTCTCCGCAGACACCCTCACCGCCAGGTTCTAGTGCTAAGCATGGTAAATCGAATTCTAATATCAGTTTTAAGACATCCCCCCTCCAGAACACTAAAGGTGGTGGTGTAGTGCGAAATGGGAGTAAGACGGGAGGGACTGGGCCGCCGCAGTCGCCAAGTTCGAGAGTAAGGCTGCTGCCACCTACGACACCAAAATCAAGGATATCGGAGGCGTTTCTGTCGCCTTCTCCTGCATTGCAGTCGCCTGCGAGTCAGCCGATACCCAAAGATAATGACAAGCCCATTAGAGCTATATCGAATAACTTAAAAACGAGACTTAACTACGCATTTGTAAAACTACAAAACGGCTGGCAAAACAAGACTTTACCGGAGTTGGAGACGGAGTTGGAGGGGACAGGGTCGCCACGTAAACGGCATGGGCGATCACCCTCATCTACTTCTCAACCGTTGTATCAGTACAGTAACAAGTATGCGACCTCGGACGGTGAAGAGGCATGTGAGTTAGATGACTCAATGGAAAGCAGCGCTCAATCAGCATTTTTAAAAGCTCTTTCCAGTCCAGCGAAAAAGCCACGATCTGTGTCAAGAAGCGGCATTACGCCGCCATTTCCCAACATACCATCATCTACTTCATCTAGAAACCAGCCTTCGGAAGTCGAGGCCATTGAGACGCTCATGTCCCTTTCTACATCACAAAAGCGGCAGTCGCACGGAGTTCGCGATGTCAAGCACACTACAGGCGAGCAGACCTCATTCACGTCGTCTGGATCACTATCAAGTAATGCAAACTTCCCCGGTCCAGCCAAGTATATTTTTCCACCCGCGCAGCCAGCTGCCTCTGTGTCCGGTACATTATCCTCGCCGCAATCTGATCCGGCAGGCGGCTCGCCAAAAAAAGAGCTGGTGAAACCCCTTTTCCTGAACACAATAGACAATACGCAGCAGACGCAGCAGACGCAGCATCATGACCCTCACCAACCTCTTCATCACCCTGAAAATCAAACAGATGTCGAAACGGATATTGAAGATCCACGGTCAAGTGACACTAAtgatgaatttgaagatAATGACAAATAA
- the NSA2 gene encoding rRNA-processing protein NSA2 (Syntenic homolog of Ashbya gossypii ACL050W; Syntenic homolog of Saccharomyces cerevisiae YER126C (NSA2)) produces the protein MPQNEYIEQHIKKHGRRLDHDERKRKREAREAHKISEKAQKLTGWKGKQFAKKRYAEKVSMRKKIKAHEQSKIKGSSKPMDDSGEALPAYLLDREQTNTAKAISSSIKQKRLEKADKYSVPLPKVRGISEEEMFKVVKTGKSKSKSWKRMITKHTFVGEGFTRRPVKMERIIRPSALRQKKANVTHPELGVTVFLPILAVKKNPQSPMYTQLGVLTKGTIIEVNVSELGMVTAGGKVVWGKYAQITNEPDRDGCVNAVLLV, from the coding sequence ATGCCCCAAAACGAATATATTGAACAGCATATCAAAAAACATGGTCGTAGACTGGATCACGACGAGCGTAAGCGTAAGAGAGAGGCCAGAGAAGCCCACAAGATCTCCGAAAAGGCCCAGAAGCTTACCGGATGGAAAGGTAAGCAGTTTGCAAAGAAGCGTTATGCTGAAAAGGTCTCGATGCGCAAGAAGATTAAAGCCCACGAGCAATCAAAGATCAAGGGATCCTCAAAGCCAATGGATGACTCCGGTGAAGCTTTGCCTGCTTATCTATTGGACAGAGAACAAACGAACACAGCCAAGGCGATCTCCTCCAGTATCAAGCAGAAGAGACTGGAGAAGGCAGATAAGTATTCTGTGCCATTACCGAAGGTACGCGGTATTAGTGAAGAAGAGATGTTCAAGGTGGTGAAAACCGGAAAATCAAAATCGAAGAGCTGGAAGAGAATGATAACAAAACATACTTTCGTCGGTGAAGGGTTTACTCGTAGACCTGTCAAAATGGAGCGTATTATTAGGCCATCTGCATTAAGGCAAAAGAAAGCCAATGTTACTCACCCGGAACTTGGAGTTACGGTATTTTTACCAATTCTAGCCGTGAAAAAAAATCCACAATCTCCTATGTATACACAATTAGGTGTGCTAACTAAGGGTACTATCATAGAAGTCAATGTTTCAGAGTTAGGAATGGTTACGGCAGGAGGTAAGGTCGTTTGGGGTAAGTACGCCCAGATTACCAACGAACCTGATAGAGATGGTTGCGTAAACGCAGTGCTACTGGTATAA
- the RSP5 gene encoding NEDD4 family E3 ubiquitin-protein ligase (Syntenic homolog of Ashbya gossypii ADL055C; Syntenic homolog of Saccharomyces cerevisiae YER125W (RSP5)): MSISVKLVAAESLYKRDVFRSPDPFAVLTIDGSQTKSTVAAKKTLNPYWNESFIFTNVTENSILTIQVFDQKKFKKKDQGFLGVINVRIGDVLGHLDEDTVGSPDGRTREETITRDLKRSNDGMNVSGRLIVVLSNYSPESASSAQSNDRAVPCVIVNSPTDGGDAVLPGRNRNPTLRRNPSQSSAGNVPNNTGHQASSMQPNVYMPAAQSGQPVTPTNNIPVNAGSSRNPNNQTRQYSSFEDQYGRLPPGWERRTDNFGRTYYVDHNTRTTTWKRPTLDQTESERGDQLIANTELERRQHRGRTLPGGPSSDAGAVTIQPAGAGSVTPAVNGSAAAAFASTGATTSGLGELPPGWEQRFTPEGRAYFVDHNTRTTTWVDPRRQQYIRTYGPVNNTIQQQPVSQLGPLPSGWEMRLTNTARVYFVDHNTKTTTWDDPRLPSSLDQNVPQYKRDFRRKVIYFRSQPSLRILPGQCHIRVRRKHIFEDAYQEIMRQTPEDLKKRLMIKFDSEEGLDYGGVSREFFFLLSHEMFNPFYCLFEYSSHDNYTIQINPNSGINPEHLNYFKFIGRVVGLGIFHRRFLDAFFVGALYKMMLRKKVVLQDMEGVDAEVYNSLKWILENSIDGILDLTFSADDERFGEVVTVDLKPGGRSIEVTDENKKEYVELFTQWKICTRVEAQLKAFMDGFNELIPEDLVNVFDGRELELLIGGIAEIDVEDWKKHTDYRGYQESDEVIRWFWRCISEWDNEQKARLLQFTTGTSRIPVNGFKDLQGSDGPRRFTIEKAGEVQQLPKSHTCFNRVDLPAYPDYETLKQKLTLAVEETIGFGQE; this comes from the coding sequence ATGTCGATCTCTGTTAAACTAGTTGCAGCCGAGTCTCTCTATAAGAGGGATGTTTTTAGGTCGCCGGACCCGTTTGCGGTTCTGACTATTGATGGTTCACAGACCAAGTCTACTGTGGCGGCGAAGAAGACTTTAAATCCATATTGGAATGAATCATTTATATTTACTAACGTTACGGAGAATTCGATTTTAACCATTCAGGTGTTTGACcaaaaaaaatttaaaaagaaaGACCAAGGATTCTTAGGTGTGATTAATGTTCGAATTGGGGATGTTTTAGGACATTTGGATGAGGATACGGTTGGCTCTCCTGACGGCAGGACTAGAGAGGAGACTATAACAAGGGACTTGAAACGATCCAATGATGGGATGAATGTTAGCGGACGTCTGATTGTTGTGCTATCCAACTACTCTCCAGAATCCGCTTCATCTGCGCAGTCGAATGATCGGGCAGTTCCTTGCGTCATCGTTAATAGCCCAACGGATGGTGGTGATGCGGTGCTTCCGGGTAGGAATAGAAATCCTACTTTGCGGAGAAATCCGTCGCAATCTTCAGCAGGCAATGTGCCTAACAATACAGGCCATCAAGCTTCATCTATGCAACCGAATGTTTATATGCCAGCTGCTCAAAGCGGTCAGCCAGTCACTCCTACTAACAATATTCCAGTAAATGCTGGAAGCAGCAGAAACCCTAATAATCAAACAAGACAGTATTCTTCTTTTGAAGACCAGTATGGTCGCTTACCGCCTGGTTGGGAAAGGAGAACGGATAACTTCGGTCGTACATATTACGTCGATCACAATACTAGAACTACAACATGGAAGAGGCCAACTTTGGACCAAACTGAATCAGAGAGAGGTGATCAATTAATTGCGAACACTGAGTTAGAAAGAAGGCAGCATAGGGGCAGAACTCTTCCTGGAGGACCCAGCTCTGATGCTGGTGCTGTTACTATTCAGCCTGCAGGCGCAGGCTCGGTAACCCCTGCTGTGAATGGATCTGCGGCTGCAGCTTTTGCCTCTACAGGTGCAACTACATCCGGTTTGGGAGAATTACCACCCGGGTGGGAGCAGAGGTTTACTCCCGAGGGTAGAGCTTACTTTGTTGACCACAATACAAGAACCACTACTTGGGTTGATCCAAGAAGACAGCAGTATATTAGGACGTATGGGCCTGTCAACAATACAATCCAGCAGCAGCCAGTATCCCAGCTGGGTCCATTGCCTTCTGGTTGGGAAATGCGGTTAACCAACACTGCAAGGGTTTATTTCGTGGATCACAATACAAAAACTACAACTTGGGATGACCCAAGACTCCCATCCTCACTTGACCAAAATGTTCCTCAATATAAACGTGACTTCAGACGTAAGGTTATTTACTTCAGGTCACAGCCTTCGTTGCGTATATTACCAGGTCAGTGTCACATTAGGGTGCGTAGGAAACACATATTTGAAGATGCTTACCAAGAAATTATGAGGCAAACTCCTGAAGACTTGAAGAAAAGATTAATGATTAAGTTTGATTCCGAGGAAGGTTTGGATTATGGTGGTGTCAGCAGAGAATTCTTTTTCCTACTATCTCACGAAATGTTCAATCCATTCTACTGTTTGTTCGAGTACTCTTCGCATGATAATTACACAATTCAAATAAACCCTAATAGTGGAATCAATCCTGAGCATCTAAATTACTTCAAGTTCATTGGAAGAGTTGTTGGATTGGGTATATTCCATAGGCGGTTCTTGGATGCCTTCTTTGTTGGTGCTTTATACAAGATGATGCTGAGAAAGAAGGTTGTGCTTCAAGATATGGAGGGCGTTGACGCTGAAGTCTACAATTCTTTGAAATGGATACTTGAGAATAGTATAGATGGCATTTTAGACCTAACATTTAGTGCAGATGATGAAAGATTTGGGGAAGTGGTTACGGTTGATTTGAAACCAGGCGGAAGAAGTATTGAAGTTACGGATGAAAACAAAAAGGAATATGTAGAATTGTTTACTCAGTGGAAAATCTGTACAAGAGTTGAAGCGCAATTAAAGGCATTTATGGATGGTTTTAATGAATTAATTCCCGAGGATTTAGTGAATGTCTTCGATGGACGCGAGTTAGAATTATTAATCGGTGGTATTGCTGAAATTGATGTCGAGGACTGGAAGAAACATACTGACTATCGTGGTTACCAGGAGTCAGATGAGGTTATCCGCTGGTTCTGGAGATGCATCTCGGAATGGGATAATGAGCAGAAGGCCCGTCTGTTACAGTTTACAACTGGTACTTCGCGTATTCCTGTTAATGGTTTTAAGGATCTACAGGGATCGGATGGACCAAGAAGGTTCACAATTGAAAAGGCAGGTGAGGTGCAACAGTTACCAAAATCACATACTTGTTTCAATAGGGTAGATTTACCTGCTTACCCAGACTATGAAACCTTGAAGCAAAAATTAACATTAGCTGTCGAGGAAACTATTGGCTTTGGTCAAGAGTGA
- the LCP5 gene encoding small subunit rRNA maturation protein LCP5 (Syntenic homolog of Ashbya gossypii ACL051C; Syntenic homolog of Saccharomyces cerevisiae YER127W (LCP5)) has product MAELRQLLTQINDSLGSTSSALTKLSDLNTAEEPDGPIHELKSRLGAESTVDKISLLSLKNASMLAYVDSLLSIVGEKLVSFDNATCEKGRARSVEHRVCLERGVRPLEKKLSYQIDKLTRAYNKFDKEYKDAQVRANEASETATGSEGDEADSEEEDELMFRPNVAGMVTGNTAAGNRSKGSAPAADTAAEGADNNGIYKPPKISAMRPPQHSHHFEDKFNAHEHKDKSRRSRMQAMEEYIRENADQPEWEASIGANIVDHGRSGVKSMRDTEREREIQQFEEDNFTRVNAIGNKAEKRKAKQRKRAAMANMISGEDFSIFNSKRQLEDSTSRRANKKPRSTWDRAKKRM; this is encoded by the coding sequence ATGGCCGAACTACGCCAGCTGCTAACGCAGATTAATGATTCGCTTGGGAGCACCAGCAGTGCTCTTACGAAGCTTAGTGATCTTAATACAGCAGAAGAACCGGACGGGCCAATCCATGAGCTGAAATCAAGATTAGGTGCTGAATCGACTGTGGATAAGATTTCATTGCTATCATTAAAGAACGCAAGCATGCTTGCTTATGTTGACAGCTTGTTGTCGATAGTGGGCGAGAAGTTGGTATCATTTGACAATGCCACCTGTGAGAAGGGACGAGCTAGGTCTGTTGAGCACAGAGTGTGCTTAGAACGTGGTGTTAGACCACTGGAAAAGAAGTTAAGCTACCAGATAGATAAGCTAACGAGGGCTTACAACAAGTTCGATAAGGAATATAAGGATGCACAGGTGCGCGCCAATGAAGCAAGCGAGACAGCAACTGGGTCCGAGGGTGATGAAGCCGACTCggaggaagaagatgagctGATGTTCAGACCTAATGTTGCCGGTATGGTCACCGGAAACACAGCTGCTGGAAACCGCAGCAAGGGGTCCGCCCCTGCAGCAGATACTGCAGCAGAAGGCGCAGATAATAACGGCATCTACAAACCTCCAAAGATTAGTGCCATGCGTCCTCCACAGCATAGCCACCACTTTGAGGATAAATTTAACGCACATGAGCATAAAGATAAGTCCAGGCGTTCTCGTATGCAGGCAATGGAAGAATATATTAGAGAAAATGCTGACCAGCCCGAGTGGGAGGCATCTATCGGTGCTAATATTGTAGACCACGGGAGATCGGGCGTGAAGTCAATGAGAGACACTGAGCGGGAGCGTGAGATCCAGCAGTTTGAAGAGGATAATTTCACGAGAGTAAATGCTATAGGAAATAAGGCCGAAAAGCGTAAGGCAAAACAGAGAAAGAGAGCTGCCATGGCGAACATGATCAGTGGTGAGGATTTCAGCATTTTCAACTCCAAGCGCCAGCTGGAGGACAGCACAAGTAGGAGGGCAAATAAGAAGCCTCGTAGTACTTGGGATAGAGCCAAGAAAAGGATGTAA
- the MPT5 gene encoding Mpt5p (Syntenic homolog of Ashbya gossypii ADL056W; Syntenic homolog of Saccharomyces cerevisiae YGL178W (MPT5)), whose translation MQNHPYYIATSTTATPLDNQYTASMPYNHQPQLSMNSIQSLVEPITPPLGQMNNKNNHQRTTSLDLSGFNQFMASNSPMNVGALSPMSGCISGIAANGVNSKQRIISMPLISEFDTSSIASATTAIPANDQGSIRSSSALASMRTVSGSTIGSTPNQGASACSSAVAGRSSSSVVSSPASAGADAGLSNGAGSSNTDLSSVPLEELEYLQLATDQYGCRFLQRKLENPAESAQVRDLMYQKIKPYLLNLILDPFGNYLIQKLCEYLTTDQKTSMIQDIYSHVFQISINQYGTRSLQKIIDTVETEQHVNMIVRGFSQEYTSVSQVVTLINDLNGNHVIQKCIFKFQPTKFDFIIDAIIEKDKIIKISTHKHGCCVLQKLLSVCTLHQIFKISVKIIQYLPGLINDQFGNYIIQFLFDIKELDFYLLGEIFGKLSHELCQLSCLKFSSNVVEKFIKKLFLIITDSINSSSSSTSAPSSSSLKELTGTSPMIYSHQTDDVENIAMGILLTITDIFTANLNVLIRDNFGNYVLQTLLDIKNYSQLLEIAGNNYIHSSPKLTKFSHEFTLKVGNLIVLTKELLPSIKTTSYAKKIKLKVKAYAELTGVAFSDLSPKKGQPNLSYNGNASNGSSNDSHNHRKQHARRFSLPANSFRHQRAGSNGSVSNLYSHASHAQNQGHHATTNNFSQNGNIMSPLPQLRQQQQQQNSHYVSQHTAFSKSQNMRFVPAHKSLNHQLHYQHQHQQQQQHQQQQQQQQQQQVHQEYLLNHFTNATSAYSNSLNTAAVDQFSCNEQENHWFQHQQSSSHIPHFSHTTHETGMYMRHSSVPGSGSLLTTIGDTSVPQQQLVSMTDSTAREYHLKLGMGFHR comes from the exons ATG CAAAACCACCCATACTACATTGCTACGTCAACTACAGCTACACCGTTGGATAACCAGTATACTGCTAGCATGCCATATAACCACCAGCCACAGTTGTCAATGAATTCGATTCAATCCCTAGTAGAGCCGATAACTCCCCCCTTGGGACAAATGAATAACAAGAACAACCACCAAAGAACGACTTCTCTGGATCTGTCAGGGTTTAACCAGTTTATGGCGAGCAATTCGCCCATGAACGTAGGTGCATTGTCTCCAATGAGTGGATGTATCTCAGGTATAGCTGCCAATGGTGTCAATTCCAAGCAGCGAATTATATCTATGCCATTGATTAGTGAGTTTGATACATCCTCAATTGCTTCCGCTACGACCGCTATACCAGCCAATGATCAAGGTTCTATCAGATCATCATCTGCTTTAGCTTCCATGCGTACAGTGAGTGGTTCTACCATTGGATCGACGCCTAATCAGGGAGCAAGTGCTTGTTCCTCAGCCGTAGCAGGGCGTTCATCATCTTCGGTAGTGTCTTCACCAGCATCGGCTGGTGCTGATGCGGGTTTAAGTAATGGAGCCGGTAGCAGTAACACTGATTTAAGTTCTGTACCACTTGAGGAATTGGAATATTTGCAACTTGCTACTGATCAGTACGGTTGTCGTTTTTTGCAGCGAAAATTAGAGAACCCAGCAGAGTCTGCTCAAGTGAGAGATCTAATGTATCAAAAAATTAAACCTTATTTGTTAAACCTGATTTTAGATCCCTTTGGTAATTACTTGATCCAGAAGCTTTGTGAATACCTCACTACTGACCAAAAAACTTCTATGATCCAAGATATATATTCTCATGTTTTCCAAATATCCATTAATCAATATGGTACAAGGTCATTGCAGAAGATTATTGACACTGTTGAAACGGAGCAACACGTGAATATGATTGTCAGAGGGTTTTCCCAAGAATATACATCTGTAAGTCAAGTCGTCACTTTGATAAATGATTTAAATGGAAATCACGTCATTCAAAAATGTATCTTCAAGTTCCAACCAACAAAATTTGACTTTATAATTGACGCCATTATCGAAAAGGACAAGATTATCAAAATATCTACTCATAAACATGGCTGTTGCGTGTTACAAAAATTGTTAAGCGTCTGTACATTACATCAAATTTTCAAGATCTCTGTTAAAATTATTCAATACTTACCAGGATTGATAAATGATCAATTCGGAAACTATATTATCCAGTTCCTCTTTGATATAAAGGAGCTTGATTTTTACTTGCTGGGTGAAATCTTTGGTAAGCTATCACATGAATTGTGTCAACTCTCATGTCTGAAGTTCTCGTCAAATGTTGTTGAGAAATTTATCAAGAAGCTCTTCTTGATTATTACCGATTCGATCAattcttcctcttcttcgACATCTGCACcttcctcttcatccttaaaggaattgactGGTACTAGTCCCATGATATATTCTCATCAGACTGATGACGTTGAAAATATTGCAATGGGGATTCTGCTTACAATTACAGATATTTTTACTGCAAATTTGAATGTGTTGATAAGAGATAACTTTGGAAATTATGTTTTACAAACATTACTTGATATCAAAAATTACTCACAGTTGTTAGAAATTGCGGGCAATAATTATATTCATTCCTCTCCAAAATTGACCAAGTTCAGTCATGAATTTACTCTTAAGGTGGGGAATTTGATTGTGTTGACTAAAGAGTTGTTACCCAGCATTAAAACCACTTCATATGCTAAAAAGATCAAATTGAAGGTTAAGGCTTATGCGGAGTTGACAGGTGTTGCATTTAGTGATCTTTCTCCAAAGAAAGGGCAACCAAATCTTTCTTATAACGGGAATGCTTCTAATGGTTCTAGCAATGATTCTCATAACCACCGGAAACAACATGCACGGCGTTTCTCCTTACCAGCCAATTCATTTCGCCATCAAAGAGCTGGGAGCAATGGTTCTGTTTCAAATCTTTACTCTCATGCTTCACATGCACAAAATCAGGGCCACCATGCAACCACTAATAACTTTTCTCAAAACGGGAACATAATGTCTCCATTACCTCAACTTcgtcaacagcagcaacagcaaaATTCGCACTATGTGTCTCAACATACAGCATTTAGTAAATCACAAAATATGCGTTTTGTTCCAGCACATAAATCTCTCAACCACCAATTGCATTATCAACATcaacatcaacaacaacaacaacatcaacaacaacaacaacaacaacaacaacagcaggTTCATCAAGAATATCTTCTAAACCATTTTACGAACGCTACTTCAGCATATTCCAATAGTTTAAATACTGCCGCTGTTGACCAGTTCTCATGCAATGAACAGGAAAACCATTGGTTTCAACATCAGCAGTCTTCGTCCCACATTCCACATTTTTCTCATACCACTCATGAAACTGGCATGTATATGCGCCACTCATCTGTTCCAGGTTCTGGAAGTTTGTTAACTACTATTGGCGATACATCTGTTCCCCAGCAACAATTGGTATCCATGACAGATTCCACGGCGCGAGAATACCATTTGAAATTAGGGATGGGATTCCACCGTTGA